One Lachnospiraceae bacterium C1.1 genomic region harbors:
- the gltX gene encoding glutamate--tRNA ligase, with protein sequence MAKVRTRFAPSPTGRMHVGNLRTALYAYLISKHADGDFILRIEDTDQNREMEGAVDIINRTLEKTGLKHDEGPDIDGGVGPYVQSERVKSGLYMKYAKELVEKGEAYYCFCTQERLDTLRHKVEGTDKEISVYDKHCLHLSKEEVEANLAAGKPFVIRQNNPTEGTTTFHDDIYGDITVNNDELDDMILIKSDGFPTYNFANVVDDHLMGITHVVRGNEYLSSSPKYNRLYEAFGWEIPEYIHCPLITDEDHKKLSKRSGHSSFEDLLEQGFLSEAIVNFVALLGWSPEDNEEIMSLEELVKKFDYHHINKSPAVFDYGKLKWMNGEYIKKMDFDKFYEMAEPYIKGVIHRDLDLKKIAKMVQSRIEIFPDIAGHIDFFENVPDYDISMYTHKKMKTTPEISLEILKELLPVLESTEDYSNDALYELIKDFVAKKGCKNGQALWPVRTALSGKQMTPGGATELMEVLGKEESLVRIKAAIEKLEKEI encoded by the coding sequence ATGGCAAAGGTAAGGACAAGATTTGCACCTTCACCGACAGGAAGGATGCACGTTGGTAATTTAAGAACTGCATTATATGCATATTTGATTTCAAAGCATGCAGATGGAGACTTTATTCTTCGTATCGAGGATACAGATCAGAATCGTGAGATGGAGGGTGCTGTTGATATTATAAACAGAACTCTTGAAAAGACAGGTCTTAAGCATGATGAAGGTCCGGATATTGATGGAGGTGTAGGTCCTTATGTTCAGTCAGAACGTGTAAAGAGCGGTCTTTACATGAAATATGCAAAAGAACTTGTTGAAAAAGGCGAAGCTTATTACTGCTTTTGTACCCAGGAACGTCTCGATACATTAAGACATAAGGTTGAGGGAACAGACAAGGAAATTTCTGTATACGACAAGCACTGTCTCCACCTTTCAAAGGAAGAGGTAGAAGCAAATCTTGCTGCCGGAAAGCCTTTTGTTATCAGACAGAATAATCCTACAGAGGGAACAACAACATTTCACGATGATATTTATGGTGATATCACTGTAAATAATGATGAGCTTGATGATATGATCCTTATCAAGTCAGATGGATTCCCTACATATAATTTTGCCAATGTTGTTGATGACCACCTTATGGGAATCACACATGTAGTACGTGGTAATGAGTATCTTTCTTCTTCTCCTAAATACAATCGTCTTTATGAGGCTTTTGGTTGGGAGATTCCGGAATATATCCATTGTCCGCTTATCACTGATGAAGACCATAAAAAACTCTCCAAGAGAAGCGGACACTCATCTTTTGAAGATCTCCTCGAGCAGGGATTCCTTTCAGAGGCAATTGTTAATTTTGTTGCTTTGCTTGGATGGTCTCCTGAAGATAATGAAGAGATCATGTCTCTTGAAGAGCTTGTAAAGAAGTTTGATTATCACCACATTAACAAGAGCCCTGCTGTATTTGATTATGGTAAGCTCAAGTGGATGAATGGTGAGTATATCAAAAAGATGGACTTTGATAAATTCTATGAAATGGCTGAGCCTTATATTAAAGGGGTAATACACAGAGACCTTGATCTTAAGAAGATCGCTAAAATGGTACAGTCCAGAATAGAAATTTTCCCTGACATTGCAGGGCATATTGATTTCTTTGAGAATGTTCCGGATTATGATATTTCAATGTATACTCATAAGAAAATGAAGACTACTCCGGAGATTTCACTTGAGATCTTAAAGGAGCTTCTTCCTGTTCTTGAATCAACTGAAGATTACAGCAATGATGCTCTTTATGAGCTTATTAAGGATTTCGTAGCAAAGAAAGGCTGCAAGAATGGACAGGCTCTCTGGCCGGTACGTACAGCTCTTTCAGGTAAGCAGATGACTCCCGGCGGAGCAACAGAGCTTATGGAGGTTCTTGGAAAAGAAGAGTCCCTTGTTCGTATCAAAGCAGCAATTGAAAAATTAGAGAAAGAAATATAA
- a CDS encoding glucose-1-phosphate adenylyltransferase, which yields MKQISMLAMILAGGRGSRLKELTNKVAKPAVSYGGKYRIIDFPLSNCANSGVDIVGVLTQYESVLLNSYVAAGGRWGLDTRDSGVFVLTPREKAEQGLDVYRGTADAISQNIDFIDQYNPEYLLVLSGDHIYKMNYDKMLDEHKKRNADATIAVLSVSLKEASRFGIMNTDEDGRIVEFEEKPEHPKSTLASMGIYIFNWKLLRKMLVADMKNPESEHDFGKNIIPQMLADGKNLLAYQFKGYWKDVGTIDSLWEANMDLLDDKKKDLDLDDHTWRIYSADVSAPPAYIGKNALVEKAYLTQGSRAEGTIKNSVLFTDTVVAEKAKVVDSVLMPGVVVEEGATVTRALVADGVKIGKGAKVGSADSENILLVSKNVKGAE from the coding sequence ATGAAGCAGATAAGTATGCTGGCAATGATACTTGCCGGCGGTCGCGGAAGCAGACTGAAAGAGCTTACCAATAAGGTTGCGAAGCCTGCTGTTTCATACGGCGGCAAATATCGTATAATCGATTTTCCGCTCAGCAACTGTGCAAATAGTGGTGTTGATATTGTAGGTGTTCTCACCCAGTATGAATCAGTTCTTCTGAACAGTTATGTAGCAGCCGGCGGACGTTGGGGTCTGGATACAAGAGACAGTGGTGTTTTCGTTCTTACCCCCAGGGAAAAAGCCGAACAGGGTCTTGATGTATATCGTGGAACTGCTGATGCTATTTCACAGAATATTGATTTTATAGATCAGTATAATCCCGAGTATCTCCTGGTTCTTTCCGGAGATCATATCTATAAAATGAATTATGATAAAATGCTCGATGAACATAAAAAAAGAAACGCTGATGCAACTATCGCAGTTTTAAGTGTTTCGCTCAAAGAAGCAAGCCGTTTTGGAATAATGAATACCGATGAAGACGGCAGAATCGTTGAATTTGAGGAAAAACCCGAGCATCCAAAGAGCACTCTTGCCTCAATGGGTATTTATATATTCAACTGGAAGCTTCTTCGTAAGATGCTTGTTGCAGACATGAAAAATCCTGAATCAGAGCATGATTTCGGAAAAAATATTATCCCTCAGATGCTTGCAGACGGAAAAAATCTTTTAGCTTATCAGTTCAAGGGTTACTGGAAAGATGTCGGAACCATCGACTCTCTCTGGGAGGCAAATATGGATCTTCTTGATGATAAGAAGAAAGATCTCGATCTCGATGATCATACCTGGAGAATTTATTCTGCAGATGTTTCTGCCCCTCCTGCTTATATCGGTAAAAATGCACTTGTTGAAAAAGCTTATCTTACACAGGGAAGCCGTGCAGAAGGTACCATTAAAAATTCTGTCCTCTTTACTGATACCGTAGTTGCTGAAAAGGCAAAAGTTGTTGATTCGGTTCTTATGCCAGGTGTTGTTGTCGAAGAAGGCGCAACAGTCACCAGAGCACTTGTTGCGGACGGAGTTAAGATCGGTAAGGGTGCAAAAGTAGGATCTGCTGATAGCGAAAATATCCTGCTTGTATCAAAAAATGTGAAGGGAGCAGAGTAA
- a CDS encoding ABC transporter ATP-binding protein yields the protein MLEVINLTKRYGNNTAVDHLSFKIEAGRIYGFLGPNGAGKSTTMNMITGYLASSEGTVLIDGHDILKEPIEAKKHIGYLPEIPPLYTDMTVGEYLDFAADLKKIAKAQKSAMISEVMERTKIADMKGRLIRNLSKGYRQRVGIAEAILGTPDIIILDEPTVGLDPKQIIEIRELIKSLGEKHTVILSSHILQEISAVCDHIMVISHGRLVASDTPDRLANSMSDSHTMHLLVRSSEDELKKVLSGIKEIKNIRFEASGERGTAKAVVESDSSTDIREAVFRRLADSHLPVLDMHSDNLSLEDVYLKLTGNDTTSASYNEDLDEKNNKDNSANEDSSKEVK from the coding sequence TTGTTAGAAGTTATTAATCTGACCAAGCGCTATGGCAATAATACAGCTGTTGATCATCTTAGTTTTAAGATAGAAGCTGGCCGTATATATGGTTTTCTTGGTCCTAATGGTGCAGGTAAATCCACAACTATGAATATGATCACCGGTTATCTCGCTTCCAGTGAGGGAACGGTGCTGATTGATGGACACGATATATTAAAAGAGCCAATAGAAGCAAAAAAACATATTGGTTACCTTCCTGAGATACCGCCTCTTTATACAGATATGACTGTTGGAGAATATCTTGATTTTGCAGCAGATCTTAAAAAAATAGCTAAAGCACAGAAGTCTGCTATGATCAGTGAAGTAATGGAACGCACGAAAATAGCTGATATGAAAGGAAGGCTCATCCGCAATCTTTCAAAAGGTTACAGACAAAGAGTAGGTATTGCAGAAGCGATACTTGGAACTCCTGATATCATAATCCTTGACGAGCCTACGGTAGGTCTGGATCCAAAACAGATAATAGAAATACGTGAGCTTATCAAATCTCTTGGTGAAAAGCATACCGTAATTCTCAGCTCACATATTCTCCAGGAAATAAGTGCCGTCTGTGATCATATTATGGTAATTTCACACGGTCGTCTTGTTGCTTCGGATACTCCGGACAGACTTGCAAATTCCATGAGTGATTCACATACGATGCATCTTCTGGTCAGATCTTCAGAAGATGAACTTAAAAAAGTCCTAAGTGGAATCAAAGAGATTAAAAATATCAGATTTGAAGCCTCGGGCGAAAGAGGAACTGCTAAAGCTGTTGTTGAAAGCGATTCTTCAACGGATATTCGTGAAGCGGTATTCAGAAGACTTGCAGACAGTCATCTGCCGGTACTTGATATGCATTCCGATAATCTTTCTCTTGAAGATGTTTATCTTAAACTTACCGGAAATGATACAACTTCAGCATCTTATAATGAAGATTTGGATGAAAAAAACAATAAAGATAATTCTGCTAATGAAGACAGTTCAAAGGAGGTTAAGTAA
- a CDS encoding Gldg family protein has protein sequence MLAIFKKELRQYFYSVTGCLFIAVNLFVIGIYFMANNLLSMNTSIANVMNNVLFVLLIMIPILTMRILAEEQRQKTDQLLLTSPVSVVKIVVGKYLAVVSIFLVPVIISCLFPLILTPFGKVNYSESYLSIAGYFLFGAACIAVGVFISSITESQVIAAVISFIVLFLTFLMSGIVSILTTSGDNPAKLLNAFDFISRLDNFMSGIFDIKEAVYFITVIVLMLFLTYQSIMKRRYSVSRNTLSLSVYSNAVIVIAIAISVVVNLFVNQIPSVYSEFDLTSNGVFTLTQDSKDFIAALDQDITIYVLGTKEQLENYDYKEVTNTLTQYSELSDHVKVVYKDPTLDPTFAQQFTSENVTIGSLIVVCGEHSKVVSTSDIYETEVDYSTYQQTRTAYDGEGQITSAISYVTSDDLPKLYVITGHNEASISDFTRLKSAIEKQNIEIEELQLIAADSIPEDASAVMILSPETDYSRDDAAKISDYLSNGGNLIISLNYTAEATPNIDSVLAAYGVNHINGIVFETDQSKMVQNPIYLLPNVESTTITNSLLSANLPALVPQASAFTVSNDAVPDTTEMEEALVTSDSSYVKTDVNNAESSAKEAGDVDGPFDIAVYIKDTVSDNEAKIAAFSTDYIFEDEIDMNVGGANVSIATNALNDMIDQTLNATIPSKSYDTSYLTVNSGTAMLISFLLIIFLPIATLAAGIVVWYRRRKR, from the coding sequence ATGCTCGCTATATTTAAGAAAGAATTGAGGCAGTATTTTTATTCTGTGACCGGCTGCCTTTTTATTGCCGTTAATCTTTTTGTTATCGGTATTTATTTCATGGCAAATAACCTTTTGAGCATGAATACATCGATAGCAAATGTAATGAACAATGTCCTTTTTGTTTTGCTTATTATGATTCCCATTCTTACGATGAGAATCCTTGCTGAGGAGCAGAGACAGAAAACAGACCAGCTGTTGCTGACATCGCCGGTATCAGTAGTAAAAATTGTAGTCGGCAAATATCTGGCTGTAGTTTCAATATTCCTCGTACCGGTTATTATTTCATGCCTTTTCCCTCTGATACTTACTCCATTTGGAAAGGTAAATTATTCAGAATCCTATCTTTCGATTGCAGGATACTTTCTCTTTGGTGCAGCATGTATAGCTGTCGGAGTATTTATTTCCTCGATCACAGAAAGCCAGGTTATTGCAGCAGTAATATCATTTATTGTACTTTTCCTTACTTTCCTCATGAGTGGAATTGTAAGTATCCTTACAACTTCCGGAGATAATCCGGCCAAGCTGCTTAATGCTTTTGATTTTATCAGTCGTCTGGATAATTTCATGTCTGGGATTTTTGACATAAAAGAGGCAGTTTATTTTATCACAGTTATTGTTCTGATGCTTTTCCTTACGTATCAGTCAATAATGAAGAGACGTTACAGTGTTTCAAGAAATACACTTTCGCTTTCAGTTTATTCAAATGCGGTTATTGTTATAGCGATAGCAATTTCTGTTGTAGTAAACCTTTTTGTAAATCAGATTCCTTCGGTTTATTCCGAGTTTGACCTTACAAGCAATGGTGTATTTACACTTACCCAGGATTCTAAGGATTTTATTGCAGCACTTGATCAGGATATAACAATTTATGTCCTCGGAACAAAAGAGCAGCTTGAAAATTATGATTATAAAGAAGTAACAAACACTCTTACTCAGTATAGCGAACTTTCAGATCATGTGAAGGTTGTCTATAAAGATCCTACACTTGATCCGACTTTTGCTCAGCAGTTTACAAGTGAGAATGTCACGATCGGTTCACTTATTGTAGTTTGCGGCGAACATTCAAAGGTTGTCTCAACATCTGATATTTACGAGACAGAAGTTGATTATTCGACCTATCAGCAGACTAGAACTGCTTACGATGGTGAAGGTCAGATAACATCAGCTATTTCATATGTAACAAGTGACGATCTTCCAAAGCTTTATGTGATCACAGGCCATAATGAAGCTTCGATTTCTGATTTCACAAGACTTAAGAGTGCTATTGAAAAGCAGAATATTGAGATTGAGGAGCTTCAGCTTATTGCAGCAGATTCAATCCCTGAAGATGCTTCGGCCGTAATGATCCTTTCACCGGAAACTGATTATTCAAGGGATGATGCTGCTAAGATCAGTGATTATCTCAGCAATGGCGGAAATCTTATTATTTCTCTTAATTATACTGCAGAAGCAACACCTAATATCGATTCCGTGCTTGCAGCTTATGGTGTAAATCACATAAATGGAATAGTATTTGAGACAGATCAGAGCAAGATGGTTCAGAATCCGATTTATCTGCTTCCTAACGTTGAAAGCACAACAATAACTAATTCACTGCTTTCAGCTAATCTGCCGGCACTTGTACCTCAGGCATCTGCATTTACAGTAAGCAATGACGCTGTACCTGACACGACCGAGATGGAAGAAGCGCTTGTAACTTCTGACAGTTCTTATGTTAAGACGGACGTTAATAATGCTGAGAGCTCTGCAAAAGAAGCAGGTGATGTAGACGGTCCATTTGATATTGCAGTTTATATCAAAGACACAGTTTCAGATAATGAAGCTAAAATAGCTGCTTTCTCTACAGATTATATATTTGAAGATGAAATCGATATGAATGTAGGCGGAGCAAATGTTTCTATAGCAACAAATGCATTGAATGATATGATCGATCAGACACTTAATGCAACAATTCCTTCAAAGAGCTATGATACGTCTTACCTTACGGTAAACAGCGGAACAGCAATGCTTATTTCATTCCTGCTTATTATCTTCCTTCCAATAGCAACGCTTGCTGCAGGAATTGTAGTATGGTATAGAAGGAGGAAACGCTGA
- a CDS encoding flavin reductase translates to MKEKVDITDYANLITKALPKGILLNTDADKFNSMVIGWGHLGTLWNKPTFHVYVRQGRFTKKQLDKSGEFTISIPLENPDPEITKICGWQSGFNIDKVKEAGLVLEDPEVIKTRSVKKYPLTIECKVLYSQDQDLSKIPEDIREKAYPQDVDGTYPMANRDNHTMYVGEIVAAYIIK, encoded by the coding sequence ATGAAAGAAAAAGTTGATATCACTGATTATGCAAATCTGATCACAAAGGCATTGCCTAAGGGGATTTTATTGAATACAGATGCTGACAAGTTTAATTCAATGGTCATAGGCTGGGGACATCTTGGTACATTATGGAATAAGCCTACTTTTCATGTTTATGTCCGTCAGGGAAGATTCACCAAAAAGCAACTTGATAAATCAGGAGAATTTACTATCAGTATTCCTTTAGAAAATCCGGATCCGGAGATAACAAAAATATGCGGCTGGCAGTCTGGATTTAATATTGATAAAGTTAAAGAAGCCGGACTTGTACTTGAAGATCCGGAAGTGATCAAAACACGTTCTGTAAAAAAATATCCTTTGACTATTGAATGCAAAGTTTTATATTCTCAGGATCAGGATCTTTCTAAGATTCCTGAAGATATCAGAGAAAAAGCATATCCTCAGGACGTTGACGGAACTTATCCTATGGCAAACAGGGATAATCACACCATGTATGTCGGCGAAATAGTTGCTGCATATATTATAAAATAA
- a CDS encoding ATP-dependent helicase — MILTCNNNYSFNEEQELARTHLRGPALILAGPGSGKTRVITGRLSYLIGESAVSPSSILTITFTKAAAEEMKSRAFSLIGNPASAVNFGTFHSIFLLILRNRYRFGPENIIKSRMQYEISKEIIESEKIEIRDSDRFYSDLISEISRYKTFRKPDEEFRSSVLDNESFHIFYEHYKKRLNSLRLIDFDDMILRCNELFHERDDIRKKWSEKYEYIMIDEFQDIDTVQYDTIKMLSGEKRNLFVVGDDDQSIYGFRGADPSIMKRFLEDYPDTKYIKLSKNYRSAPDIVKTAAIIISDNKNRLEKNIVSANDTTQSESVDIKSFKDHEEEINCLKDELIKSGQKNKSKAIILRTNSLSSYFASELMMRDIKVICKDKPNDIYNHFIVKDIFAYLAIAGGSKSRSDFYRIMNKPYRYISRNSVPGKEFDFDYMKKFHREDIRTFSALIKLENDLKLISKMRPYTAINYLFKGVGYLSYLKNYAFDKKLEYEQLKEKALFIKEKSRNFRTYSEWLENVEDYRSGINENKADIKSTDNNDGIIIMTMHASKGLEFDEVFLPDVNEKIIPYKKAVLPADLEEERRLFYVAATRAKEKLHIWNIKDNFGKEMTSSRFIEKVCTDKSEK, encoded by the coding sequence ATGATTTTAACTTGCAATAACAATTATTCCTTTAATGAGGAACAGGAGCTTGCAAGAACTCATCTGAGGGGACCCGCTTTAATTCTGGCGGGTCCCGGCTCAGGTAAAACAAGAGTTATAACAGGCAGGCTTTCATATCTTATCGGCGAATCAGCCGTATCTCCCTCATCTATCTTAACAATAACATTTACAAAAGCAGCCGCTGAAGAAATGAAAAGCAGAGCTTTTTCTTTGATTGGAAACCCGGCTTCAGCAGTTAATTTCGGTACATTCCACAGCATTTTCCTATTAATTCTTCGTAATAGATATCGTTTTGGTCCGGAAAATATCATAAAATCCCGAATGCAATATGAAATTTCAAAAGAAATTATAGAATCAGAGAAAATAGAAATACGTGATTCAGACAGATTTTATTCAGATTTAATAAGTGAAATAAGCAGATATAAAACATTTCGTAAACCCGATGAGGAATTCAGATCGTCAGTTCTTGACAATGAAAGTTTCCATATATTTTATGAGCATTACAAAAAACGTCTAAATTCACTGAGGCTTATAGATTTCGATGATATGATATTAAGATGCAATGAGCTATTTCATGAAAGAGATGATATAAGAAAAAAATGGTCGGAAAAGTATGAATACATAATGATCGATGAGTTTCAGGATATTGACACTGTTCAATATGATACAATAAAAATGCTTTCCGGAGAAAAGAGAAATCTTTTTGTGGTAGGAGATGATGATCAGTCAATATATGGTTTCAGAGGTGCAGATCCTTCAATAATGAAGAGATTTCTGGAAGATTATCCGGATACGAAATATATAAAGCTGTCAAAGAATTACAGATCTGCTCCGGATATAGTGAAAACGGCTGCAATCATAATTTCTGATAATAAAAACAGGTTGGAAAAGAATATTGTTTCGGCAAATGATACTACGCAGTCAGAATCAGTGGATATAAAAAGCTTTAAGGATCATGAAGAAGAAATCAACTGCTTAAAAGATGAATTGATTAAATCAGGTCAAAAAAATAAATCAAAAGCTATAATCCTTAGAACTAATTCTTTAAGTTCATATTTTGCTTCAGAACTTATGATGCGGGATATAAAAGTAATCTGTAAAGATAAACCTAATGACATATATAATCATTTCATAGTTAAAGATATTTTTGCATATCTGGCGATTGCCGGCGGCAGTAAAAGCCGTTCGGATTTTTATAGGATCATGAATAAACCTTATAGATATATAAGCAGAAACAGCGTTCCCGGTAAAGAATTTGATTTTGATTACATGAAAAAGTTTCACAGAGAGGATATCCGGACATTTTCTGCCTTAATAAAGCTTGAAAACGATCTTAAACTTATAAGTAAAATGAGACCGTATACTGCAATAAATTATCTGTTTAAGGGAGTTGGTTATCTTTCATATCTAAAAAATTATGCTTTCGATAAAAAGCTGGAGTATGAACAATTGAAAGAAAAAGCTTTATTTATAAAGGAAAAATCCAGAAATTTCAGAACTTATTCGGAATGGCTAGAAAATGTTGAGGATTACAGGAGTGGAATAAATGAAAATAAAGCAGATATTAAGTCAACAGATAATAATGATGGAATTATAATTATGACAATGCATGCTTCTAAAGGGCTTGAATTTGATGAAGTTTTTCTTCCGGATGTCAACGAAAAAATTATTCCGTACAAAAAAGCCGTTCTGCCTGCAGATCTAGAGGAGGAGAGACGCTTATTTTATGTAGCTGCAACAAGAGCAAAAGAAAAATTGCATATCTGGAATATTAAAGATAATTTTGGCAAGGAAATGACATCATCAAGGTTTATTGAAAAAGTATGCACGGATAAATCAGAGAAGTAG
- a CDS encoding DUF4340 domain-containing protein — protein MEKKQIRNLVILACVLLICIVGYFCMKNFNEEQEAASEAASEAEEEGTSISSISADEIVSMSWKYDGTDVTIEKGDDDVWFYGSTSLNEAKPSTMKHDLADLSAKNTITGDDVNLESFGLNDPSNVISAKTSSGDSIIVTIGIQNEVTSEYYCYINDDSSTVYTISSTLYNDFNTDPEDMAADSGE, from the coding sequence ATGGAAAAGAAGCAGATCAGAAACCTTGTGATACTTGCATGCGTACTTTTAATATGTATTGTCGGATATTTCTGCATGAAAAACTTTAACGAAGAACAGGAGGCAGCTTCTGAAGCTGCCTCTGAAGCAGAAGAAGAGGGAACATCTATCAGTTCAATAAGTGCCGATGAGATCGTATCCATGAGTTGGAAATATGACGGTACAGATGTGACTATAGAGAAGGGTGATGATGACGTCTGGTTTTACGGTTCAACAAGCCTTAACGAAGCAAAGCCTTCAACAATGAAGCATGACCTTGCAGATCTTTCTGCAAAGAACACCATAACCGGTGATGATGTTAATCTTGAAAGCTTTGGCTTAAATGATCCTTCAAATGTAATATCGGCAAAAACTTCTTCAGGTGATTCTATTATTGTGACGATCGGTATTCAGAACGAAGTAACAAGTGAATATTATTGCTATATCAATGATGACAGCTCAACGGTATACACGATATCCTCAACTCTTTATAATGACTTTAACACAGATCCTGAGGATATGGCCGCAGACAGCGGTGAATAA
- a CDS encoding xanthine phosphoribosyltransferase, with translation MQLLKDKILSDGRAINSDVLKVDSFITHQVDIELMEEMAKDFAEHFKNAEITKVVTIESSGIAPAMMTAKFLNVPLLIFKKQPSKILNGNLLQTEVTSFTTAKTYELTASPKFLKSEDHILIVDDFLANGEAITGAIRLIRMAHATVAGIGILIEKSFQPGRKKLEDAGFEVYSLARVKSMKTGQVEFLD, from the coding sequence ATGCAGCTATTAAAAGACAAGATATTATCTGACGGTCGCGCAATTAATTCTGATGTTTTGAAGGTTGATAGCTTTATTACTCATCAGGTGGATATAGAACTGATGGAAGAAATGGCAAAGGATTTTGCGGAACATTTCAAAAATGCTGAAATTACAAAGGTTGTTACTATTGAAAGTTCCGGAATTGCTCCTGCAATGATGACAGCAAAGTTTCTGAATGTTCCTTTGCTCATTTTTAAGAAACAGCCTTCAAAGATTCTTAACGGTAACCTTTTACAGACGGAAGTTACTTCATTTACTACAGCAAAAACCTATGAACTTACGGCATCACCAAAATTCTTAAAGAGTGAAGATCATATCCTTATTGTTGATGATTTCCTTGCCAATGGTGAAGCTATTACCGGAGCAATAAGACTTATCAGAATGGCTCATGCTACAGTTGCCGGAATTGGAATTCTTATCGAAAAATCTTTCCAGCCCGGAAGAAAGAAACTTGAAGATGCTGGTTTTGAAGTTTATTCTCTTGCCAGGGTTAAGAGCATGAAGACAGGACAGGTTGAATTTCTTGACTGA